From one Rhopalosiphum padi isolate XX-2018 chromosome 2, ASM2088224v1, whole genome shotgun sequence genomic stretch:
- the LOC132922364 gene encoding DNA-directed RNA polymerase III subunit RPC9, translated as MEVKNPQVAVLCNNEVFELLKKSQENTKLIGGMNHSTILYEVNKYLEQRPCAEQNATKIREFLIELKDMPINLTKKEKLMLVNDPPDSVLQLSLGIKDFYDRLSEPETEMLLYATKKFSGQFEIITKQERVEEEEEEH; from the exons ATGGAGGT aaaaaatccACAAGTAGCCGTACTCTGTAATAACGAG GTTTttgaattactaaaaaaatctcaagaaaaTACAAAACTCATTGGAGGCATGAACCATTCAACAATTTTATATGAG gttAACAAGTATTTAGAGCAAAGACCATGTGCAGAACAAAATGCAACTAAAATAAGAGAATTCCTGATCGAATTAAAAGATATGCCAATTAATCTGACAAAGAAAGAAAAACTGATGTTAGTCAACGATCCACCAGACTCTGTTTTACAATTATCcttg ggtaTTAAAGATTTCTATGATAGACTCAGCGAACCAGAAACTGAAATGCTATTATATGCTACAAAAAAATTTTCTGgacaatttgaaattattactaAACAAGAACGagtagaagaagaagaagaagaacaTTAA